DNA from Streptomyces sp. NBC_01476:
GGTGGCGGTGCCGGAGAGCGGCGGTTCCGCGAAGGTGACGTTCCTCAGCCGGGTGACCGGGCTGGTCGCGGCGACCGGCCAGTAGGCGCGGCCGGTACGGCCCGGGGGCTCAGCGTCCCCAGGCCATCGATTCGGACTCGGTCTCGTAACCGAACTGGGCGCACGCGTCACTGAGGATGGCGAGCACCGGCAGCGGGTCGGGCAGCGGCAGATCGGGGCCGTGGCCCTCCAGCCAGCTCACCGTCTCACCGGAGGGCAGCCGGGCCGGGGGGAGCAGGACGTAGCTGCCGCGGCAGTGCCAGCGGATGCCGGGGTGCTCGTCGGCGGTCTCGGGGTGGCAGTCCAGCTGGCACGGCCACCACTCGTCCTCGTCCGCCGGGGTGCCGCGGGTCGCGGTGAAGAAGAGCAGCCGGCCCTCGCCCTGGGCGGCGACCGGGCCGAGGGTGGCGGAGTCGGCGGTGAGCCGTTCCAGCGCGAGGCGGCCCGCCTCGGCGGGGACGTCGAGCACGTCGTGGGTGATGCCGGTGGCGGTGACGAAATTGGCCAGCGGCTGCGTGCGCAACCACTGGCCGACCTGCTCCGCTTCGGTGCTCGCCTGCGTCTGCCAGGCGAGCGAGACCGGGTGGAGCCCGGGGATGGGACATCCGATGCGGTCGCACGAGCAGCCGTAGCCGTCCGGATACGCGGCGGGGGCGAGCGGCAGGCCGGCGCCGGCGGCCGCGGTGATCAGTTCGTCACGGTGGGCGGTGACGAGCGCCTGGCGGGCGTCACGGGAGCGGGAGGCGCGGGTCTCCTTGGCCGGGCGGGCGAAGTCCCGGTCGAAGCCGCGGACGGAACTCTGGTCGAAGCCCCGGGCAGAACCTGAAGCACTGTCCGCACCGCGTCGCAGCCAGCCGGACAACCTGTTCTTGCCTGCCATCGAGCTCCTTCCCTCGCTCCGGCCCGTCCCCGGTCCGGCCCCCGTCCATCGCGGTACACGGTACGCGGACGGTTGGGGCCATCCTCCCCCTTGGCTGGAATGAACACCCACCCGGGGTGGAAAGCTTCCTTCCGACTCTTCCCGACAAGTTGTCGGGAAATCATTGACTTAGGTATACCTAAGTTGCCAGGATCGAGCCGGTGGCACCGGCCGGTCCACCGCCTGCGACCCGGGAGGTCCCGTTGACGCCGACGCCTTTCTCCACTGTCATCCGTACCGCGAGCCGGCAGCAGCACACCGAGGCGGAGAACTCGGCTTTCATGTCGGACCTGCTGGGAGGCCGGCTCGGGGTGGCCGCGTACGCCCGGTACACCGAGCAGCTCTGGTACGTCTACCGGGCGCTGGAGGACGGTGCCGTGCGGCTGGCGGACGATCCGGTGGCGGGGCCCTTCCTCAGACCCGAACTCCTCCGGGTGGCGTCCCTGGAGCGGGACCTCGACCATCTGCTCGGCCCCGGCTGGCAGGACCGCGCCCAGCCGCTTCCGGCCACCGCCCGCTACGCCGCCCGGGTCACGGAGGTCGCCCGCGACTGGCCGGCCGGTTATGTCGCCCACCACTACACCCGCTACCTCGGCGACCTCTCCGGCGGCCAGGTGATCCGGGGCATCGCCGAGAAGAGCTGGGGCTTCGAGCACAGGGGCGACGGCGTGCGCTTCTACGTCTTCGAGGGCATCCCCAACCCCGCCGCCTTCAAGCGGGAGTACCGGGAGCTGCTGGACGCCCTGGCGGTGGACGAGCTGGAGCGGCTGCGGGTGGTGGAGGAGTGCGGGAACGCCTTCACGCTGAACACGGACGTCTTCGCGGAACTCGGGGCGGCCTTCCCGCTGAGCGCCTGAGACACCGGGGCGGGCGGGGTTCCGCCGGGCGGGGACCCGCGCGGGGTCCCCACCCGGGGCTCGCGGTGTCGGCCGCGGGTTCGGGAGGTCAGCCGGGGCGGATCCGGGTACGGCGGAAGAACGGCACGGGGACTCCTCCGGACTGCCAGGCAAGGTAAGGCTAACCTAACCCACCGACCGGTTCGGGGAACACCTCCCGCGGGGCAGGAACGCGACCGCCCCCGGTGCGCACAGACAGATCCGGCCGCACAATGCAGCCATAGGCTCTGCGTCCTCCCGGCGGGCCGACCGTCCGCCCGGGGGGACGATTCCGTGCAGGTCAGGCACTCAACCACCCTCCGAGGAGCCCCCATTGCGCAGTGCGACGCCCCGCCGGTATCTGATGTGCCCGCCGGCGCACTTCCGCGTGACGTACTCGATCAACCCGTGGATGGACCCGACCAAGCCGGTCGACCCGGCGCTGGCCCTGTTCCAGTGGGAGGACCTGCGGGACCGGTACCGGGCCCTCGGCCACACCGTCGAGGTGATGGACCCGCTGCCCGGCCTGCCCGACATGGTCTTCGCGGCCAACGGCGCCACCGTGGTCGGCGGCCGGGTACTGGGCGCGCGGTTCGCCAATCCGGAGCGGACCGCCGAGGCGCCCGCGCACCTCGCCTGGTTCCGGGCCGCCGGCTTCGC
Protein-coding regions in this window:
- a CDS encoding bifunctional DNA primase/polymerase is translated as MAGKNRLSGWLRRGADSASGSARGFDQSSVRGFDRDFARPAKETRASRSRDARQALVTAHRDELITAAAGAGLPLAPAAYPDGYGCSCDRIGCPIPGLHPVSLAWQTQASTEAEQVGQWLRTQPLANFVTATGITHDVLDVPAEAGRLALERLTADSATLGPVAAQGEGRLLFFTATRGTPADEDEWWPCQLDCHPETADEHPGIRWHCRGSYVLLPPARLPSGETVSWLEGHGPDLPLPDPLPVLAILSDACAQFGYETESESMAWGR
- a CDS encoding biliverdin-producing heme oxygenase; translated protein: MTPTPFSTVIRTASRQQHTEAENSAFMSDLLGGRLGVAAYARYTEQLWYVYRALEDGAVRLADDPVAGPFLRPELLRVASLERDLDHLLGPGWQDRAQPLPATARYAARVTEVARDWPAGYVAHHYTRYLGDLSGGQVIRGIAEKSWGFEHRGDGVRFYVFEGIPNPAAFKREYRELLDALAVDELERLRVVEECGNAFTLNTDVFAELGAAFPLSA